One Streptomyces sp. L2 genomic window carries:
- a CDS encoding phage major capsid protein — MTRRKKTYEGDGEERDIASFTLAECRDALEALHERFEGRELDAEAQEEWDALTAREKAGQAAVERIRALAAGGGGNVERGTDGLTATRTTAPTMRDNAMRTLERMTSGGILPSQAAEKVEGLVSKGSPAAQSWAARWAIATGNPAYERAFAALAGDPERGHLDWSQEEHEAFRQVRAVASEQRAMAENTGSSGGYLLPLSLDPTVILTSDGSTNPLRRIARVVQTVSSEWRGVTSAGTTAEWLGEGVEAADASPALASPAVPVYKASAFTPYSFEVGGDALGFIQSLQMILVDAADRLMATAYTTGSGVAQPTGLVTALVSDGSSVIQGGGTEALSSADPFTLQAALPPRFQARSQWAANLSVINGLRQMETTNGALKFPELAQSPQRLLNRPMNEISDMDGSLSASVTESNYQLVVGDFQQFVIADRVGAQLEFIPNLMGSHGRPTGERGALLWLRTGSNVMTTNAFRLLDVPTTA, encoded by the coding sequence ATGACACGACGTAAGAAGACCTACGAAGGTGACGGCGAAGAGCGCGACATCGCCAGTTTCACGTTGGCCGAATGCCGCGACGCACTGGAAGCCCTTCACGAGCGGTTTGAAGGCCGGGAACTCGACGCTGAGGCGCAGGAGGAGTGGGACGCGCTGACTGCCCGCGAGAAGGCCGGCCAGGCCGCCGTGGAGCGCATCAGGGCCCTTGCCGCCGGTGGCGGTGGCAACGTGGAGCGCGGGACTGACGGCCTCACCGCCACCCGGACGACGGCCCCGACGATGCGGGACAACGCCATGCGGACGCTGGAGCGGATGACGTCCGGCGGGATCCTTCCCTCCCAGGCCGCCGAGAAGGTCGAGGGGCTCGTCAGCAAGGGTTCACCGGCCGCGCAGTCCTGGGCTGCCCGCTGGGCTATCGCGACCGGTAATCCGGCCTACGAGCGGGCATTCGCGGCGCTGGCCGGAGATCCGGAACGCGGCCACTTGGACTGGAGCCAGGAGGAACATGAAGCTTTCCGCCAGGTCCGCGCCGTGGCCAGCGAGCAGCGGGCGATGGCCGAGAACACCGGGTCGTCAGGCGGTTACCTTCTGCCACTTTCGTTGGACCCCACGGTGATCTTGACTTCAGACGGTAGTACCAACCCGCTGCGCCGCATCGCACGTGTCGTCCAAACGGTCAGCAGTGAGTGGAGGGGCGTCACAAGCGCTGGCACTACGGCCGAGTGGCTGGGTGAGGGAGTAGAGGCCGCCGATGCGTCTCCGGCGCTCGCGTCGCCCGCTGTGCCGGTGTACAAGGCGTCAGCCTTCACCCCGTACTCGTTTGAGGTCGGCGGGGACGCTCTCGGCTTCATCCAGTCGCTTCAAATGATTTTGGTGGATGCGGCAGACCGGTTGATGGCAACCGCATACACCACCGGCTCCGGCGTCGCTCAGCCGACCGGCCTCGTCACGGCCCTCGTCTCCGATGGCTCTAGCGTCATCCAAGGTGGCGGCACTGAGGCCCTGTCCTCGGCGGACCCGTTCACGCTCCAGGCGGCACTGCCGCCGCGCTTCCAGGCAAGATCACAGTGGGCCGCGAACCTGAGCGTGATCAACGGCCTAAGGCAGATGGAGACCACGAACGGGGCTCTGAAGTTCCCGGAGTTGGCCCAGTCACCACAGCGACTCCTCAACCGACCCATGAACGAGATCAGCGACATGGACGGCTCGCTGAGCGCAAGCGTCACCGAGAGCAACTATCAGTTGGTCGTCGGCGACTTTCAGCAGTTCGTGATCGCCGATCGCGTCGGGGCGCAACTGGAGTTCATCCCGAACTTGATGGGATCGCATGGGCGTCCGACTGGTGAGCGGGGAGCGCTGCTCTGGCTGCGTACCGGCTCCAATGTGATGACGACGAACGCCTTCCGCCTGCTCGACGTCCCCACGACTGCGTGA
- a CDS encoding AAA family ATPase: MITPNILHYLAERGADDPGAADEIRRELSPDECAQFDQVLNVVQYLRVQERGPAFAVQSLADVAVEVAAAGDPQWLFRPVISAGDYGMLSAEKKAGKTWAVLDAAVSCASGGAWLGHYPTDTSGPVIIFYGEGGKRKLLRRIHAIGAAKGLSREQVNALPIFPEFSAPKLGNQGDLELIRQAITERKPALVIVDPLYLSASGATGSDLISMGALLNGVQKITQAAGTTLLISHHWNKTGSGKGHDRSSGAGPNEWGRFLISVAAVSKSTDPVTKETTAALKWSFAGDEVADEDVTFIRRVRADNPDDLSSAMHYSISVSETPSGSGPDDGLSPADRKILDALSADRAMSVKEIGDAVKEKNGHGLTRSTISEALNKMARRGVADAVGDTGPGQQKRWILLADNDAGQ; this comes from the coding sequence ATGATAACACCGAACATCCTGCATTACCTGGCTGAACGAGGTGCAGATGACCCGGGCGCGGCCGATGAGATCCGCAGGGAGTTGTCTCCCGACGAGTGCGCCCAGTTCGACCAAGTCCTCAACGTGGTGCAGTACCTTCGCGTACAGGAGAGGGGCCCGGCGTTCGCAGTCCAGTCACTGGCTGACGTCGCCGTCGAGGTGGCTGCGGCAGGCGACCCGCAATGGCTGTTCCGGCCCGTCATCTCGGCTGGTGACTACGGGATGCTTTCCGCTGAGAAGAAGGCCGGCAAAACGTGGGCAGTCCTCGACGCGGCAGTCTCCTGCGCATCCGGCGGGGCATGGCTCGGTCACTACCCGACCGACACGAGCGGCCCCGTGATCATCTTCTATGGCGAGGGCGGCAAGCGGAAACTACTCCGCCGGATCCACGCCATCGGCGCGGCCAAAGGACTCAGCCGCGAGCAGGTGAACGCCCTCCCGATCTTCCCGGAGTTCTCGGCGCCCAAGCTGGGAAACCAGGGTGATCTGGAACTAATCCGGCAAGCCATCACGGAGCGGAAACCAGCACTCGTGATCGTCGACCCGCTGTACCTGTCCGCGAGCGGCGCCACAGGCAGCGACCTCATCTCCATGGGCGCACTCCTCAACGGCGTCCAGAAGATCACGCAGGCCGCCGGGACGACGCTACTCATCAGCCATCACTGGAATAAGACCGGTTCGGGCAAAGGCCACGACCGCAGTTCCGGAGCAGGCCCTAACGAATGGGGACGCTTCCTCATCTCCGTGGCCGCGGTCAGTAAGAGCACCGACCCCGTCACCAAGGAGACGACGGCCGCCCTCAAGTGGTCGTTCGCGGGAGATGAGGTCGCCGACGAGGATGTGACGTTCATCCGCCGCGTACGGGCCGACAACCCGGACGATCTCAGCTCCGCCATGCACTACTCGATCAGCGTGAGCGAGACGCCTTCCGGCTCCGGCCCTGATGACGGGCTGAGCCCCGCAGACCGGAAGATCCTCGACGCCTTGAGCGCTGACCGGGCCATGTCGGTAAAGGAGATCGGCGACGCGGTGAAGGAGAAGAACGGCCACGGGCTGACGCGCTCAACGATCTCTGAGGCCCTCAACAAAATGGCCAGAAGGGGTGTCGCGGACGCGGTTGGGGATACCGGACCCGGTCAGCAGAAGAGGTGGATCCTCCTCGCCGACAACGACGCAGGTCAGTAA
- a CDS encoding HK97 family phage prohead protease — protein MTAAFRPGGVELRTSGDITNPSGDGRTLVGYAARFHEPTIIREMGVSFREQIMPGAFTDSLSRRTPLVQYAHGTDPRVGTLPIAAMQVAREDAVGLWTEARLFESDAAQAVREAVAAGAIGGQSFRFRVISETWQDANGRTLDTDTAMRALHRGDELTRSLQRVDLFECGPVLQPAYTTTTVGVRSAEQRQVMGPGARASYLRTLTLRAALS, from the coding sequence ATGACTGCGGCCTTCAGGCCCGGGGGTGTGGAACTCCGCACCTCCGGGGACATCACTAACCCGTCCGGTGATGGGCGGACTCTCGTCGGGTATGCCGCGAGGTTCCATGAGCCCACCATTATCCGCGAGATGGGTGTCAGCTTCCGGGAGCAGATCATGCCCGGAGCGTTTACGGACAGCCTCAGCCGACGCACGCCCCTCGTCCAGTACGCCCACGGTACCGATCCTCGCGTGGGCACGCTCCCGATCGCGGCCATGCAAGTCGCGCGGGAAGACGCGGTGGGCCTGTGGACGGAAGCCCGGCTCTTCGAGAGCGACGCCGCCCAGGCCGTTCGTGAGGCCGTGGCAGCAGGCGCCATCGGTGGGCAGAGCTTTCGGTTCCGTGTGATCTCTGAGACGTGGCAAGACGCGAACGGTCGCACACTGGACACCGACACGGCTATGCGTGCTCTGCACCGTGGCGACGAGTTGACTCGCAGTCTTCAGCGAGTCGACCTCTTCGAGTGTGGTCCCGTTCTGCAACCTGCGTACACCACTACCACCGTAGGTGTGCGCTCTGCCGAGCAGCGGCAGGTCATGGGCCCCGGTGCCCGCGCTAGCTACCTCCGAACCCTCACGCTGCGCGCAGCCCTCTCGTGA
- a CDS encoding glycine C-acetyltransferase, with amino-acid sequence MFNSVRDDLRTTLDEIRAAGLHKPERVIGTPQSATVNVTAGGRPGEVLNFCANNYLGLADHPDVVAAAHEALDRWGYGMASVRFICGTQEVHKELEARLAAFLGQEDTILYSSCFDANGGVFETLLGPEDAVISDALNHASIIDGIRLSKAQRLRYANRDMADLETQLKAAGDARRKLIVTDGVFSMDGYVAPLAEICDLADRYDAMVMVDDSHAVGFVGPTGRGTPELHGVMDRVDIITGTLGKALGGASGGYVAARAEIVALLRQRSRPYLFSNTLAPVIAAASLKVLDLLESADDLRVRLAENTALFRRRMTEEGFDILPGDHAIAPVMIGDASEAGRMAELLLERGVYVIGFSYPVVPQGQARIRVQLSAAHSTEDVNRAIDAFIAARAELRA; translated from the coding sequence ATGTTCAACTCTGTTCGAGACGACCTGCGTACCACCCTCGACGAGATCCGTGCCGCCGGACTGCACAAGCCCGAGCGGGTCATCGGCACCCCGCAGTCCGCGACCGTGAACGTCACCGCGGGCGGCCGCCCCGGCGAGGTCCTCAACTTCTGCGCCAACAACTACCTCGGCCTCGCCGACCACCCCGACGTGGTCGCCGCCGCCCACGAGGCCCTGGACCGCTGGGGCTACGGCATGGCCTCCGTCCGCTTCATCTGCGGCACCCAGGAGGTGCACAAGGAGCTGGAGGCCCGCCTCGCCGCGTTCCTCGGGCAGGAGGACACGATCCTCTACTCCTCCTGCTTCGACGCCAACGGCGGTGTCTTCGAGACCCTCCTCGGCCCCGAGGACGCGGTGATCTCCGACGCCCTCAACCACGCCTCCATCATCGACGGCATCCGCCTCAGCAAGGCCCAGCGACTGCGCTACGCCAACCGCGACATGGCCGATCTGGAGACCCAGCTCAAGGCCGCGGGCGACGCCCGGCGCAAGCTGATCGTCACCGACGGCGTCTTCTCCATGGACGGCTACGTGGCGCCCCTCGCGGAGATCTGCGACCTCGCCGACCGCTACGACGCCATGGTCATGGTCGACGACTCCCACGCCGTCGGCTTCGTCGGCCCCACCGGTCGCGGTACGCCCGAGCTGCACGGTGTCATGGACCGCGTCGACATCATCACCGGCACGCTCGGCAAGGCCCTCGGCGGCGCCTCCGGCGGCTACGTCGCCGCCCGCGCCGAGATCGTCGCCCTGCTGCGCCAGCGCTCCCGCCCGTACCTGTTCTCCAACACCCTCGCCCCGGTCATCGCCGCCGCCTCCCTGAAGGTCCTCGACCTCCTGGAGTCGGCCGACGACCTGCGGGTCCGCCTCGCCGAGAACACCGCGCTGTTCCGCCGCCGGATGACCGAGGAGGGCTTCGACATCCTCCCCGGCGATCACGCCATCGCGCCCGTCATGATCGGCGACGCCTCGGAGGCCGGCCGCATGGCCGAGCTGCTGCTGGAGCGCGGCGTGTACGTGATCGGCTTCTCCTACCCGGTCGTCCCGCAGGGCCAGGCCCGTATCCGCGTCCAGCTGTCCGCCGCGCACTCCACCGAGGACGTCAACCGGGCGATCGACGCGTTCATCGCAGCGCGCGCGGAGCTGAGGGCCTGA
- a CDS encoding tyrosine-type recombinase/integrase: MSKQDDPDISGLLNSWLLHLAAERKSQQTIKVYGDGVKGFLRWCETHDRPPLLDRPTANAFVSSLLADGAAATTAKSRQLALRRFSAWLAEEGEIDSDKLDGLKPPKVDQKVVPALSDDQCRDLIKACQNPKNKKDFRARRDEAIVRFMIETGARAGEVVAMTLADVDLKTFEATIERGKGGKGRVVPFSAQTAAAVDRYLSLRKKHRLAHLPDLWLGDRGRTFEYPALYGALVRRSEVAGIDGFSPHKLRHTAATRWLAAGGSEQGLMSVAGWTRRDMLDRYTKHSSERRAVEEARKLNLGDL, encoded by the coding sequence ATGTCGAAGCAAGACGACCCGGACATATCCGGCCTCCTCAACTCATGGCTACTGCATCTCGCGGCAGAGCGGAAGTCTCAGCAGACGATCAAGGTCTATGGCGACGGCGTGAAGGGGTTCCTGCGCTGGTGCGAGACTCATGATCGCCCCCCGCTGCTCGACCGGCCGACAGCCAACGCGTTCGTGTCCTCACTGCTCGCTGACGGCGCGGCGGCAACCACGGCAAAGTCAAGACAGTTGGCGTTGCGCCGCTTCTCCGCGTGGCTGGCCGAAGAGGGTGAGATCGACAGTGACAAACTGGACGGTCTTAAGCCCCCGAAGGTTGATCAGAAGGTTGTTCCGGCACTGTCTGATGATCAATGCCGGGACTTGATCAAGGCGTGCCAAAACCCTAAGAATAAAAAGGACTTCCGCGCCCGGCGGGACGAAGCGATCGTTCGTTTCATGATCGAGACAGGCGCCCGCGCCGGTGAAGTCGTGGCCATGACCCTGGCTGACGTCGACCTCAAGACATTTGAGGCGACCATCGAACGGGGCAAGGGCGGCAAGGGCCGGGTAGTGCCGTTCAGCGCACAGACGGCCGCAGCGGTAGACCGCTACCTCTCCCTGCGCAAGAAACACCGCCTGGCGCACCTGCCGGATCTGTGGCTTGGCGACCGTGGCCGCACCTTCGAGTACCCGGCCCTCTACGGCGCCTTGGTCCGCCGGTCAGAGGTCGCAGGAATAGACGGCTTCTCACCGCACAAGCTGCGGCACACGGCAGCTACACGATGGCTCGCGGCGGGCGGATCCGAGCAAGGACTCATGAGTGTTGCCGGGTGGACACGGCGCGACATGCTCGACCGGTATACAAAGCACTCTTCCGAGCGCCGCGCCGTAGAAGAGGCTCGGAAACTCAATCTCGGCGACCTCTAG
- a CDS encoding MmcQ/YjbR family DNA-binding protein — protein MPDAEDVRRIALSLPDTTEKIAWSMPTFRVAGKMFATLPEEETSLAVRCPKEERDELVLAEPEKFWIAGHEAQFAWVRARLAALDDEDELRAILADSWRQAAPPRLLDAHPGVGVSREP, from the coding sequence ATGCCGGATGCCGAGGATGTACGCCGTATCGCCCTGTCCCTGCCGGACACGACGGAGAAGATCGCCTGGAGCATGCCCACCTTCCGGGTCGCCGGGAAGATGTTCGCCACGCTGCCCGAGGAGGAGACGTCCCTCGCCGTGCGCTGCCCCAAGGAGGAGCGCGACGAACTGGTGCTGGCCGAGCCGGAGAAGTTCTGGATCGCCGGCCACGAGGCCCAGTTCGCCTGGGTGAGAGCGAGACTCGCCGCCCTGGACGACGAGGACGAACTGCGCGCCATCCTGGCCGACTCCTGGCGCCAGGCAGCCCCACCCCGCCTCCTCGACGCCCACCCCGGGGTGGGCGTCTCGCGCGAACCCTGA
- a CDS encoding glutamine synthetase family protein: MTTLADPVPGGRPGDLRRVAALTADLTARDVHGIVLAYVDTAGVCRVKTVPTARLEAAVSWGVGMSPVFDTFLADDSIVTTDVLGSPDGDLRLYPDLDQLVPLAAQPGWAWAPVDRITQEGERHPGCARTFLRRIVTDAAERHGIAFKAAVEIEWCVGLGPAADGAFVPAVRGPAYGAIRQTGLSDYTAALLAACAVQDIDVDQLHPEYAPGQFEISVGALDPVAAADRSVLVRQTIRAVAERHGLTVSFAPAVSAEGVGNGGHLHLSAWRDGANLHAGGEGRYGMTAEAEAFTAGILARLPALTAVTAPSPASYLRLRPSQWAGVFTAWGRETREAALRVVTGTAGRRAHDANLEVKPVDLAANPYLALGCVIAAGLDGVTAALPLGEEITGDPARYGPDEAAALGVRRLPTSLPEAVEAFRTDDVLRAALGPVLADAVTAVRLGEAAAVDGLDDARVAAAYRWAY; this comes from the coding sequence ATGACCACCCTTGCCGACCCCGTGCCCGGCGGGCGCCCCGGCGACCTGCGCCGGGTCGCCGCGCTCACCGCGGACCTGACCGCGCGGGACGTGCACGGGATCGTCCTGGCGTACGTGGACACGGCGGGTGTCTGCCGGGTGAAGACGGTCCCGACGGCGCGGCTGGAGGCGGCCGTCTCGTGGGGCGTCGGCATGTCGCCCGTGTTCGACACGTTCCTCGCCGACGACTCGATCGTCACCACCGACGTCCTCGGCTCCCCCGACGGCGACCTGCGCCTCTACCCCGACCTCGACCAGCTGGTGCCCCTCGCCGCGCAGCCCGGCTGGGCCTGGGCGCCGGTGGACCGGATCACGCAGGAGGGCGAACGGCACCCGGGCTGCGCCAGGACCTTCCTGCGCCGGATCGTCACCGACGCCGCCGAACGGCACGGCATCGCCTTCAAGGCGGCCGTCGAGATCGAGTGGTGCGTCGGACTCGGCCCGGCGGCGGACGGCGCGTTCGTCCCGGCGGTGCGCGGCCCGGCGTACGGCGCGATCCGGCAGACCGGGCTGAGCGACTACACCGCCGCGCTGCTCGCCGCGTGCGCCGTGCAGGACATCGACGTCGACCAGCTGCATCCCGAGTACGCGCCCGGCCAGTTCGAGATCTCGGTGGGCGCGCTGGACCCGGTGGCGGCGGCCGACCGGAGCGTGCTGGTCCGGCAGACGATCCGGGCGGTGGCCGAACGGCACGGACTCACGGTGTCCTTCGCGCCCGCGGTGTCCGCCGAGGGCGTCGGCAACGGCGGCCATCTGCACCTGTCCGCCTGGCGCGACGGCGCCAACCTGCACGCCGGGGGCGAGGGCCGGTACGGCATGACGGCCGAGGCGGAGGCGTTCACGGCCGGGATCCTCGCCCGGCTCCCCGCGCTGACGGCCGTCACCGCGCCGAGCCCGGCCAGCTATCTGCGGCTCAGGCCGTCGCAGTGGGCCGGTGTCTTCACCGCGTGGGGCCGGGAGACCCGGGAGGCCGCGCTGCGGGTGGTGACCGGCACGGCGGGCCGCCGGGCGCACGACGCCAACCTGGAGGTCAAACCGGTCGACCTGGCGGCCAACCCGTATTTGGCGCTCGGCTGCGTGATCGCAGCCGGCCTCGACGGTGTGACCGCCGCCCTGCCCCTCGGCGAGGAGATCACCGGCGACCCGGCCCGCTACGGCCCCGACGAGGCCGCCGCGCTCGGCGTACGGCGGCTGCCCACCTCGCTGCCCGAGGCGGTCGAGGCGTTCCGCACCGACGACGTGCTGCGGGCCGCGCTGGGCCCGGTCCTGGCGGACGCGGTGACCGCTGTACGGCTCGGGGAGGCGGCCGCCGTGGACGGTCTCGACGACGCCCGGGTGGCGGCGGCCTACCGCTGGGCGTACTGA
- a CDS encoding LysR family transcriptional regulator gives MIEARRLHILRAVADHRTVTAAAAALYLTPSAVSQQLTALEQETGHRLVERSAKGVRLTPAGEILLSHTNAVLAQLERAEAELAAYGSGEAGTVTVAAFATGIAQVVAPAVARLAHSAPGIRIRVQDAEGDASLPMVLDRQVDVAVAVEYRGAPAADDPRLTHVSLYAEPFDAVVPLGHRLADAPEVPLAELAKDPWIGPYPGNPCHDVVVLACESAGYQPRLEHSSDDFRAVVALASADAGVALVPRSALRGMDLTGVVVRPVDGVAPTRRVFAAVRRGAEGHPLIRPVLDALGAAAQD, from the coding sequence ATGATCGAGGCACGGCGGCTCCACATCCTCCGTGCGGTGGCCGACCACCGCACGGTCACGGCGGCGGCCGCCGCGCTCTACCTCACCCCCTCCGCCGTCTCCCAGCAGCTCACGGCCCTGGAGCAGGAGACCGGGCACCGGCTCGTCGAGCGGAGCGCAAAGGGCGTACGGCTCACCCCGGCCGGTGAGATCCTGCTCAGCCACACCAACGCGGTCCTCGCCCAGCTGGAGCGCGCCGAGGCCGAGCTGGCCGCGTACGGCTCGGGCGAGGCCGGCACGGTCACCGTGGCCGCCTTCGCGACCGGCATCGCCCAAGTCGTCGCGCCCGCCGTGGCCCGGCTCGCGCACAGCGCGCCGGGCATACGCATCCGCGTCCAGGACGCCGAGGGCGACGCCAGCCTCCCCATGGTCCTGGACCGGCAGGTCGACGTGGCCGTCGCGGTCGAGTACCGGGGGGCGCCGGCCGCCGACGACCCCCGGCTGACCCACGTCTCCCTGTACGCCGAGCCCTTCGACGCCGTCGTCCCCCTCGGACACCGGCTCGCGGACGCCCCGGAGGTCCCCCTCGCCGAACTGGCGAAGGATCCGTGGATCGGCCCCTATCCCGGCAACCCCTGCCACGACGTGGTCGTCCTGGCCTGCGAGAGCGCCGGATACCAGCCCCGCCTCGAACACTCCTCCGACGACTTCCGCGCGGTCGTCGCGCTGGCCTCCGCCGACGCGGGCGTCGCCCTCGTGCCCCGCTCCGCGCTGCGCGGCATGGACCTCACCGGTGTGGTCGTCCGCCCCGTCGACGGCGTGGCCCCGACCCGGCGCGTCTTCGCCGCCGTACGACGCGGCGCCGAGGGCCATCCGCTGATCCGGCCGGTGCTCGACGCCCTGGGAGCGGCGGCCCAGGACTGA
- a CDS encoding amidohydrolase family protein, with amino-acid sequence MAAPGPVHEALAALPLVDHHCHGAVTADLGPAEFESLITEGERWPGMSTFDSPVGVAVRRHCAPLLDLPRHAPAADYLARRAELGWREVNRRFLTAAGVEAFCVDTGYTPHPVTSPARLAAASGAAGYEVVRLEQLAETVAARGVEPGEYADVVRAAAEEAVRRPGVVGVKSVAAYRTGFALDPARPGAADVTAAAARWLARGGRLDDPVLVRHLLWSAVGLGLPLQLHTGFGDADVRLHHADPALLTDWLHLTSGTIDVLLLHCWPYQRQAAYLATVFERVHLDVGLALHYTGPARARAVLAEALEITPYRKLLYSSDAYGVAEFHHLGALSFRQGLADLLQSRVDADELSLPDALRYATWAGRDNARRLYGLTENEPARDSSGCPTRKV; translated from the coding sequence ATGGCGGCGCCCGGCCCGGTGCACGAGGCGCTCGCCGCCCTGCCGCTGGTGGACCACCACTGCCACGGCGCCGTCACCGCCGACCTCGGCCCGGCGGAGTTCGAGTCCCTGATCACCGAGGGCGAGCGCTGGCCCGGCATGTCGACGTTCGACAGCCCGGTCGGCGTGGCCGTGCGCCGGCACTGCGCGCCCCTGCTGGACCTCCCCCGGCACGCGCCCGCCGCCGACTATCTGGCCCGGCGCGCCGAGCTGGGCTGGCGGGAGGTCAACCGGCGGTTCCTCACCGCGGCCGGTGTGGAGGCGTTCTGCGTCGACACCGGGTACACCCCGCACCCCGTCACCTCCCCCGCCCGACTGGCCGCGGCCTCGGGTGCGGCCGGCTACGAGGTCGTACGGCTGGAGCAGCTCGCGGAGACGGTGGCCGCGCGGGGTGTGGAGCCGGGCGAGTACGCGGACGTGGTCCGGGCGGCCGCCGAGGAGGCGGTACGCCGGCCGGGCGTGGTCGGCGTGAAGTCGGTGGCCGCGTACCGCACCGGCTTCGCCCTGGACCCGGCCCGACCCGGCGCCGCCGACGTCACGGCCGCCGCCGCGCGGTGGCTCGCCCGCGGCGGCCGCCTGGACGACCCGGTCCTGGTACGGCACCTGCTGTGGAGCGCCGTCGGCCTCGGCCTGCCGCTGCAACTGCACACGGGGTTCGGCGACGCCGACGTCCGCCTGCACCACGCCGACCCGGCCCTCCTCACCGACTGGCTGCACCTGACCTCCGGCACGATCGACGTCCTGCTGCTGCACTGCTGGCCGTACCAGCGTCAGGCCGCCTACCTGGCCACGGTGTTCGAGCGGGTGCACCTGGACGTCGGACTGGCCCTGCACTACACCGGCCCGGCACGGGCGCGGGCGGTGCTCGCGGAGGCCCTGGAGATCACCCCGTACCGCAAGCTGCTCTACAGCTCGGACGCGTACGGCGTGGCCGAATTCCACCACCTGGGGGCGCTGTCCTTCCGGCAGGGTCTGGCCGACCTCCTCCAGTCCCGGGTGGACGCCGACGAGTTGAGCCTGCCCGACGCCCTGCGGTACGCGACCTGGGCCGGCCGCGACAACGCCCGACGCCTCTACGGCCTGACCGAAAACGAACCCGCCCGCGACAGCAGCGGATGCCCCACCCGGAAAGTATGA
- a CDS encoding NUDIX hydrolase family protein codes for MTETTPGWLATDELEMARARMPILYVEAVPVRVDDSGEVTSIGLLLRIGPDGTVSRTLVSGRVLHHERVRDALLRHLEKDLGPVALPRIPSSLQPFTVAEYFPTAGITPYHDPRQHAVSLAYVVPVTGDCRPRQDALDLVWFSPQEAASAAVQNEMPGGHGALLKQALAHVGVVS; via the coding sequence ATGACCGAAACCACGCCCGGCTGGCTGGCCACGGACGAGCTGGAAATGGCCAGGGCCCGGATGCCGATCCTGTACGTCGAGGCCGTGCCCGTGCGCGTGGACGACAGCGGCGAAGTCACCAGCATCGGGCTGCTGCTGCGCATCGGCCCGGACGGAACGGTCAGCCGGACCCTGGTCTCCGGCCGTGTCCTGCACCACGAGCGGGTCCGCGACGCGCTGCTGCGCCACCTGGAGAAGGACCTGGGCCCGGTCGCCCTGCCGCGCATCCCGTCCTCCCTGCAGCCGTTCACGGTCGCCGAGTACTTCCCGACGGCCGGGATCACCCCGTACCACGACCCCCGCCAGCACGCGGTGTCCCTCGCCTACGTGGTGCCGGTGACCGGTGACTGCCGGCCCCGGCAGGACGCGCTGGACCTGGTGTGGTTCAGCCCGCAGGAGGCGGCGTCGGCGGCCGTGCAGAACGAGATGCCGGGCGGGCACGGGGCGCTGCTGAAGCAGGCCCTCGCGCACGTCGGCGTCGTGTCCTGA